In Benincasa hispida cultivar B227 chromosome 8, ASM972705v1, whole genome shotgun sequence, the sequence ACTGTGAGAAAAATAATGTATGCTAAGTAGAATTAACTATTCTCAGATTCTATAATTgaattttggttaaaatataaatttggtcttgaaaatcagaatttaattttcataattttgaaaatttagaaaattatagagattaaatattaattttctgACGATTATAATTTATAGGAACTAAATTTCCCATTTAACCTCGAGAGGAAGGAAGAGAGGTGAGAAgaatgaagaaaaacattttataaaaagaaataaaacgcGTCGGCAAGTGGGTCCCACCAAAAGATGGACGCTTTCGTGTAACGGGACCCACTTAACTTTGACTTCatcactttcttcttcttcttctttattttccttttatttattttattttattcatttctaaatttccttttttttcttttttctttttagagtttcTTTACATCGGGATTGAAAAATCGAACGGTGATCGAGGCGTCTCAACGTGTATCGTACGGAAAAGCGACCACAGAGGATAAAATTTCCTCAAAAATAAATCTCCTGTGAACGAGTTTACCTACACCCTCTCTTCTTTCACCCAATCAGAACCAAGAAACCGTTGACCAACACCTAAAagacaaaaaccaaaaacaaaaaaaaaaaatcttattttatattttaaaaaatattcatgaTGTGCCCCATAGAAATGGACGGCGTGGCGAGTtccttgaaagaaaaaaaaaaacattaatgcAAAACTAACTCCGCAGGTGAAATTTACTCTCCTCAAACTCCAATTTACGAAATAGCCCCCCTGTGGTACACGTGGCATGTTATTACAGGTCAAAGCTGTGGAAAAAAATAATTCTCTTATTAGTACTATTCGAAATTTTCACAGATTAATTTTACCGTTcgacatttttttaatgattatttTTACCATTCGgcattaatatttattttgttatttgcGGACGTGAGAGTGATTAATTTAACTGTATTTAAAAATTACATGAgatatattagttttttttttttgttcaaattttgCTTTCAGAGatcattactattattattattgttaccACTTCATATATTGCTATTGTTGTAATAGtgagaattatgaatttttcaCATTTACGATTACTATTACAGATACGATATTAATTGACTCCAAACAACAACGATAACGATAAGAAGACGATGCAAAGTAAACAGTTTCAATCGTAATCAACTTATATTTACAAGATGCCTAAGTAAGCGTGATGAAAACAATCTAATTAGGTTTGCAATCTATCATTGAAATTTTATTGCAATTACACTAATTTTAATTACGAAGCGGTAAACATGACCCAACATGAACATGAATCACTTCTCtcatttcattaaaataaatttattaaacctaaaattaagcaataaaatattgttaatctaaataaaatataaataataaatattttaacttttttatcaCTTGGATGAtgtttgtttattaatttaaatgtttttgttaaatgttttttttttataattttttaaaagttaaattacaaatttagccCCTATTAGTGAAAGAAAGTTAGAACTTAGTCCTATGGTgtataattagaatttgtctATGCGGTTTAATAGAACGCTTATAAATAGTCCTCACAGTAAAGATTATTTGTCTCGTTCTCATCAAAATTATTcataagattttatcaaaccataaataataaattctaatttttaaaatcgtGAGAACTAAACTCATATTCTTCTTCAAACTATTGAGatcaaatctaaaatttaacatttaaaaaaaaataattatcaatattgacattttatcgatatttttatcaatatttatattaagaacaaatttaaaatttaacttttcttttttaaaatattgaatagAAATTGACAtacatcaatattttgatcgTCATTTCTATTTGATACTTTCAACATTCATTAGCACACAAGAATATAtacttatttatatatatatttattataaacaaacccaaaaaaaaaaaaaaaaaccttgaaaATCCGAATTTCCAAAGGATCCTCtctgtttctctctctctctctgagtttacaattacaaattacaactctctctctctctctctctctttcgaATTCTATTTTCCTCTTTCTAATTCGTCTTGCTATTTTCTCCCGTTGTCTTCGGATTTCCGgtggtgggttttttttttttttttttaatttctttgttggtgtttgtttttgttgtcGGCTCTGTTTTTAGAGCTCAGAAACAGAGGGGGAAGTGTGGTGAAGGAGGAGCTCTTAATTCGTAATGGGTTGTTTTCGTTGCACCGGTTCATCCAGCAAGAAATCGGAGAATATCGAAGAAAACAACCCGAATACCTTCAATTCCAAAACCCACAAGCCCGATGATCGAATGCCTTCAGGTGATTTTTTTCACAATATCTTCAAGAATCTCTCAAATGGAGCAAATCGATTCTGTTTGACCTTCTtgattttgggtttttttttttttttttttttgaaattttggatgtGGGGTTTCTGTTTTCTaccaaaaattttgaattaatttgttttttctgGTCGAGAAATTAGGAATTGAGATTGGTTTTCTGTTTGGGGTTTAATGTAATATTTGATTTCTGCAGTCTGCTGTTCTCATCTTTACGGACTTCCAATCTGTTTGTATTTTCTGCAAATTAGTTGCAAGGTTTAATAAGCTATTTGAGAGCCATAATCTCAGGTCAAGAGCATTTTTAATGTAAATTTTGATgtcattttttcctttcttgctttctttcttttgaatttCAGGTAGTTGTTTGGTGGTAATTTACTGGTTTTTGCATTATGAGAGGATTTGGATTAAGGTCAAGTGAATTCTGTACAGTGTTTGTTCCTTATTGTTATTTTCTTGTGGGTTTGTACAGATAAAGCCAAAATAAATTCAAGTTTGGCAGTGAAAAGGGATTCTGATGTGAAGGTTGTTGTGTCTAAAGATGACCAATTGGCTTTAGATGTTAAGGAATTGAATTTGAAAGATGAGGTTTCTGAGGAAGGAGAATCCAACGGCCGTGCCAAGACTTTTACATTCGAAGAACTTGCAGCCGCCACTGGAAATTTCCGGTCAGATTGCTTCTTGGGTGAAGGAGGATTTGGCAAAGTTTACAAGGGATACTTGCAGAAAGTTAATGAGGTAAGTTCAGTGaaaatttttaatgtttatgtGCAGAGTCATCTTGCATTTCTAGAGCTCTCTTTTATAAATGTAAAACAAAATTCGAACTGAAAACAATTATAAACCGAAACTGCAATTTTCACATACGCTAATAGTATCAAGGTTAAATTGCAAATTTGGtccctatagtttggagaaagAATTTAGTCCCAatggtttgataaaattatcaTAGAGAGTCCCTACGGTAAGGACTATTTATGGggattttatcaaaccatagggACCATCTATGAACATTTATCAAATCataaggactaaattctaacttctCAAACAATAgagattaaattctaattttaaccTATGGGGACCAAATTTGCAATTTTACCTAGTTAATAGCTAGCTGGATGGTCATATAGTAGTGttctttctctttatctctCTCTTTAAGAGAATTTGTGCTTCTGTTTGATTTGTAAAGTTATTAAATGGCAATGCTTTAGTTACCTGACCCGTTTTTTTTGCCTTGGTCTAGGTTGTAGCAATCAAACAACTTGACCGCAATGGACTTCAAGGAATTCGTGAATTTGTTGTTGAAGTCTTGACTTTAAGTCTAGCTGATCATCCTAACCTCGTCAAACTTATTGGCTTTTGTGCTGAAGGGGATCAGAGGTTGTTGGTTTATGAATATATGCCATTGGGATCGTTGGAAAACCATTTACACGGTACCTAATTGATTGACCCACGAGttataattgttttacctactacacatttacaattattttacaTGTTCTCCACTCCTTGTAGATCTTCGACCCGGTGCAAAAGTAATTGATTGGAACACAAGAATGAAAATAGCAGCAGGTGCAGCGAGGGGATTGGAGTATTTGCATGAGAAGATGAAGCCTCCGGTTATATATCGTGATCTGAAATGCTCAAACATTTTGCTTGGTGAAGGATATCATCCAAAGCTATCTGATTTCGGGTTGGCTAAAGTAGGTCCTAGTGGGGATAAAACCCACGTTTCAACCAGGGTTATGGGCACATATGGGTATTGT encodes:
- the LOC120083806 gene encoding probable serine/threonine-protein kinase PBL5, with translation MGCFRCTGSSSKKSENIEENNPNTFNSKTHKPDDRMPSDKAKINSSLAVKRDSDVKVVVSKDDQLALDVKELNLKDEVSEEGESNGRAKTFTFEELAAATGNFRSDCFLGEGGFGKVYKGYLQKVNEVVAIKQLDRNGLQGIREFVVEVLTLSLADHPNLVKLIGFCAEGDQRLLVYEYMPLGSLENHLHDLRPGAKVIDWNTRMKIAAGAARGLEYLHEKMKPPVIYRDLKCSNILLGEGYHPKLSDFGLAKVGPSGDKTHVSTRVMGTYGYCAPDYAMTGQLTFKSDIYSFGVVLLELITGRKAIDHSKPHSEQNLVAWARPLFRDRKKFSQMVDPMLQGQYPVRGLYQSLAIAAMCVQEQPNMRPVISDVVTALNYLASQKYDPQTQPNQSSQKRPSSLKMERDNDTRETSDNDRSERE